The Litoreibacter ponti genome includes a window with the following:
- the soxX gene encoding sulfur oxidation c-type cytochrome SoxX: MNYALGLGLAATLAGTIATAEVVKPTDVVYVEGAVETSLSGTAGDPQNGAEIMNKGAGNCIACHQVDALSHLPFHGEIGPPLNGVADRWSEAELRGIVANAKVMFEDSMMPSFYRTEGFTRLGDAYTGKAHGDAEVQPLLAAQEVEDVVAYLMTLKEE, encoded by the coding sequence ATGAATTACGCATTGGGACTGGGGCTGGCTGCCACATTAGCCGGAACAATCGCCACGGCAGAGGTCGTGAAACCCACGGATGTCGTTTACGTCGAGGGCGCGGTGGAAACATCTCTGTCCGGCACCGCCGGGGATCCGCAGAACGGCGCCGAGATCATGAACAAGGGCGCGGGAAATTGCATCGCCTGCCATCAGGTCGATGCCCTGAGCCACCTGCCGTTCCACGGCGAGATTGGCCCGCCTCTGAACGGTGTTGCCGATCGGTGGAGCGAGGCGGAGCTTCGCGGCATCGTCGCAAACGCCAAGGTGATGTTCGAGGACAGCATGATGCCGTCCTTCTACCGCACCGAAGGCTTCACCCGGCTGGGTGACGCATACACCGGCAAGGCACATGGCGACGCAGAGGTGCAGCCCCTGCTTGCGGCCCAAGAGGTCGAGGA
- a CDS encoding TIM barrel protein: protein MSTDSRPRYAARLNAFKRAIPANEKVSIRGMIDAAGRSGVLDAADLNYPDHFEGQLTRDLSKMLEDAGLSLNGLAMRYYTNPGYAIGAFTNPDPDVRRAAIDETKRGIDAGREMGGRLMTLWMGQDGFDYAFQGDYARMWDDTVAAIAEVADHDPEVDIAIEYKPNEPRAYALMPDVGTTLLAVREVDRPNLGVTLDFAHVLYADEMPAHTAHLIARHSRLLGVHLNDGYGKRDDGLMAGTVHAAATVELFVELERLGYGGVIYFDTFPDHSGLDPLKEAQTNVALVEHLRAVAARLKDNAALTDAIARQDATDSQRIIAAELYGIGR, encoded by the coding sequence ATGTCGACAGACTCTCGCCCGCGTTATGCGGCCCGTCTCAACGCGTTCAAGCGCGCCATACCAGCCAATGAGAAGGTCTCAATCCGCGGGATGATCGACGCCGCGGGCCGCTCTGGTGTGCTCGATGCGGCCGACCTGAACTATCCCGACCATTTCGAAGGCCAACTGACCCGCGACCTCTCCAAGATGCTGGAGGATGCGGGTTTGAGCCTCAACGGGTTGGCGATGCGGTACTACACCAATCCCGGATACGCGATTGGCGCGTTCACCAATCCCGACCCCGACGTGCGCCGCGCGGCCATCGACGAGACGAAGCGCGGGATAGATGCCGGGCGCGAGATGGGTGGCCGCCTCATGACGCTCTGGATGGGGCAAGACGGGTTCGATTACGCGTTTCAGGGCGACTACGCACGCATGTGGGATGACACGGTCGCGGCAATTGCCGAGGTCGCCGATCACGACCCCGAGGTCGATATCGCCATCGAGTACAAACCGAACGAACCCCGCGCCTATGCGCTTATGCCTGATGTGGGCACGACGCTGCTTGCGGTCCGGGAGGTTGATCGACCGAACCTTGGCGTGACGCTCGATTTCGCGCATGTCCTTTATGCCGACGAGATGCCTGCGCATACGGCGCATCTGATCGCGCGGCATTCCAGATTGCTGGGCGTCCACCTCAATGACGGATACGGCAAGCGGGACGATGGCCTTATGGCGGGAACCGTCCACGCTGCGGCCACCGTTGAGCTTTTTGTCGAGCTCGAGCGTCTCGGCTATGGCGGAGTGATCTATTTCGACACCTTCCCCGACCATTCCGGTCTCGATCCGTTGAAGGAGGCGCAGACCAACGTGGCGCTGGTCGAGCATCTTCGGGCCGTGGCGGCACGGCTGAAGGACAACGCGGCGCTCACAGATGCCATTGCGCGGCAGGATGCAACAGACAGCCAACGCATTATCGCGGCCGAGCTTTACGGGATCGGCAGGTGA
- a CDS encoding succinylglutamate desuccinylase/aspartoacylase family protein, whose amino-acid sequence MADTLITSEINFEADGKQSGYLRVPHSVDRSAYGWLPVPITVIRNGQGPTLVLSAGVHGDEYEGQIAVSELANNLQAREIRGRLILLPMLNLPAAQAGRRVSPIDEGNLNRLYPGDPKGTPTEMIAHYHEEVILPLADYAVELHSGGSSLIYPATLLRGPGHTPEEEAGLQTLTAAFDLPYAWVFTGGGGTKSTARTAMGAANRKGVVNVMAELGGGNAVTPEILAQTRRGLRRILHALGMLPDYVPDAPRDTRALHAKGLIYAYEPGLFEPLKEIGEPVAEGEIVASIHHPETPGRPPEKVASPFDGMVLAKRAMAPVRRGDAIYQIAAPVSEDD is encoded by the coding sequence ATGGCAGACACTTTGATCACTTCAGAAATCAACTTCGAAGCGGACGGTAAGCAGTCGGGCTATTTGCGTGTGCCGCACTCGGTCGACCGGTCTGCCTATGGGTGGCTGCCTGTCCCGATCACCGTCATTCGGAACGGGCAAGGACCAACTTTGGTCCTTTCGGCGGGGGTGCATGGGGACGAATACGAGGGCCAGATCGCAGTCAGTGAGTTGGCAAACAACTTGCAGGCCCGGGAGATTAGGGGGCGATTGATACTCCTTCCGATGTTAAACCTCCCTGCCGCGCAGGCGGGCCGCCGTGTCTCACCGATTGATGAGGGCAATCTGAACAGACTGTATCCGGGCGATCCCAAGGGAACCCCCACTGAGATGATTGCGCATTATCATGAAGAGGTCATCCTGCCGCTGGCCGATTACGCTGTCGAGCTTCATTCCGGTGGATCATCCCTGATCTATCCGGCAACGCTCTTGCGCGGCCCGGGACATACGCCCGAGGAGGAAGCGGGATTACAGACACTTACGGCAGCCTTCGATCTTCCCTATGCGTGGGTCTTCACAGGCGGCGGCGGCACGAAAAGCACCGCACGCACGGCAATGGGGGCCGCCAATCGCAAGGGCGTCGTCAATGTCATGGCGGAACTCGGCGGCGGAAATGCAGTGACGCCGGAGATTCTCGCCCAGACACGGCGGGGGCTGCGGCGTATCCTTCATGCGCTCGGGATGTTGCCTGATTACGTTCCTGATGCCCCGCGAGACACGCGCGCCCTACACGCCAAAGGGTTGATTTACGCCTATGAGCCCGGCCTGTTCGAGCCATTGAAAGAGATCGGAGAGCCTGTCGCAGAGGGCGAGATCGTGGCATCCATCCATCATCCAGAAACACCGGGTCGGCCCCCTGAAAAGGTGGCCTCGCCATTTGACGGCATGGTCCTTGCAAAGCGGGCAATGGCTCCGGTCAGGCGCGGCGACGCAATCTATCAGATCGCAGCACCCGTGTCGGAAGATGATTAG
- a CDS encoding YeeE/YedE family protein, with protein sequence MLEMLGEANATALIGLMGGIALGLAARIGRFCTLGAIEDVLYGADDRRLRMWAIAIAVSIIGTHIALSMGTFDSGGTAYLDRVWNPMGTIIGGLLFGYGMALSGNCGYGALARLGGGDLRSFVIVLVMGLSAYFVMSGPLAHTRVWLFPVEENATTAQGLTQMLGGVGISPLTTGLVVGGGLLAAALAKSEMLRSTGHIFWGCVVGLAVVSGWLGTYWVATTGFDAEPIETHTFAAPIGDTIFYTMTASGNALSFSVGSVVGVVIGAALGSYSKGHFRWEACEDPRELRRQILGAAIMGPGAILAVGCSVGQGISAFSVLAFSAPVTLAAIFIGAAFGLKQLITGFAPAQ encoded by the coding sequence ATGCTGGAAATGCTCGGAGAAGCAAACGCGACGGCGCTCATCGGCCTGATGGGTGGGATTGCGCTTGGGCTTGCGGCCCGTATCGGACGGTTCTGCACCTTGGGCGCCATCGAAGATGTGCTCTACGGCGCCGATGATCGGCGCTTGCGAATGTGGGCGATTGCGATCGCCGTGTCGATCATCGGCACGCATATTGCCTTGTCCATGGGCACCTTCGACAGCGGCGGGACGGCTTATCTCGACCGGGTGTGGAACCCGATGGGCACGATCATCGGCGGCTTGCTGTTCGGATACGGCATGGCGCTGAGCGGCAATTGCGGCTACGGCGCGCTCGCGCGGCTCGGCGGCGGTGATCTTCGGTCTTTCGTCATCGTTCTCGTCATGGGGCTTTCCGCCTATTTCGTCATGTCGGGCCCCTTGGCGCATACCCGGGTCTGGCTGTTCCCCGTGGAAGAGAACGCCACGACCGCACAGGGGCTCACGCAAATGCTGGGAGGCGTCGGGATCTCACCGCTGACAACCGGTCTGGTGGTGGGCGGCGGATTGCTCGCCGCGGCATTGGCGAAATCAGAGATGCTGCGCTCAACGGGGCATATCTTCTGGGGGTGTGTCGTGGGGCTCGCCGTCGTCTCCGGCTGGCTTGGAACCTACTGGGTCGCAACCACTGGCTTTGACGCGGAGCCGATCGAGACCCACACCTTCGCCGCGCCCATTGGCGATACGATTTTCTACACGATGACGGCGTCGGGCAACGCCCTGTCGTTCAGCGTCGGCTCGGTCGTGGGCGTCGTGATAGGCGCGGCCCTTGGCTCTTATTCCAAGGGCCATTTCCGGTGGGAGGCCTGCGAAGATCCGCGCGAGCTGCGCCGACAAATTCTCGGCGCCGCGATCATGGGTCCCGGCGCGATCTTGGCTGTCGGGTGCAGCGTCGGTCAGGGAATCTCGGCCTTCTCCGTCTTGGCCTTCAGCGCGCCTGTCACCTTGGCCGCGATCTTCATAGGTGCCGCTTTTGGACTAAAGCAGCTCATCACCGGCTTCGCGCCTGCGCAGTAG
- a CDS encoding ArsR/SmtB family transcription factor, which yields MTANVNSAAEPASRLPVFDKNMCADDMERMMENAQRASNFLKAISHEGRLMILCHLASGEKSVTELEELLSARQAAVSQQLSRLRLEGLVTPRRDGKAIYYSLTDERPKQIMEVVYDLFCRED from the coding sequence ATGACAGCGAATGTTAACAGCGCGGCAGAGCCCGCATCGCGCCTGCCCGTGTTCGACAAGAATATGTGCGCCGACGACATGGAACGCATGATGGAGAACGCGCAGCGCGCCTCCAACTTCCTCAAGGCGATCAGCCATGAGGGGCGGCTGATGATCCTGTGTCACCTCGCCTCCGGCGAAAAGTCGGTCACCGAGCTTGAGGAACTGCTGTCAGCCCGGCAGGCCGCCGTCTCCCAGCAGCTCTCGCGCTTGCGCCTCGAAGGGCTGGTGACGCCCCGCCGCGACGGCAAGGCGATCTACTACAGCTTGACAGACGAGCGCCCGAAGCAAATCATGGAAGTCGTCTACGACCTGTTCTGCAGGGAAGACTGA
- a CDS encoding cytochrome c biogenesis CcdA family protein yields the protein MFDVTLLGALAAGLLSFLSPCILPIVPFYLSYLAGVGMNQISAEAEISRAVRLRAFLAACCFALGVITVFMGLGATATAFGSLVREYFDVLRWIAAAIIIAMGLHFLGVIRIGILYRQLRADAGDTSNVSLLGAYVIGLAFAFGWTPCVGPVLAAILFTAAGQETAGQGAVLLFAYGLGMTLPFIAAALFIGPFMSWMSRFRRHLGLIEKLMGLLLIAFGVLIATNSINIIAQWMLETIPWFSSIG from the coding sequence ATGTTTGATGTGACGCTCCTGGGCGCGTTGGCCGCCGGACTTCTCTCTTTCCTCTCGCCCTGCATCCTGCCGATCGTGCCGTTCTACCTGAGCTATCTTGCCGGCGTGGGGATGAACCAGATCTCTGCCGAGGCCGAGATCTCACGCGCCGTGCGTCTGCGCGCCTTCCTCGCGGCCTGCTGTTTCGCGCTGGGCGTGATCACGGTCTTCATGGGACTTGGCGCAACCGCCACCGCCTTCGGCAGTCTGGTCCGGGAATATTTTGACGTGCTGCGCTGGATCGCGGCGGCGATCATCATTGCCATGGGGCTGCATTTTCTGGGCGTGATCCGCATCGGCATCCTGTACCGGCAGTTGCGCGCGGACGCCGGGGATACATCCAACGTAAGCCTGCTTGGGGCCTATGTGATCGGTCTGGCCTTCGCCTTTGGCTGGACCCCGTGCGTGGGGCCGGTTCTGGCGGCCATCCTGTTCACCGCCGCCGGGCAAGAGACCGCGGGGCAGGGGGCCGTATTGCTGTTCGCCTACGGGCTGGGCATGACCTTGCCGTTCATCGCGGCGGCGCTGTTCATCGGTCCTTTTATGTCCTGGATGTCGCGGTTCAGACGCCATCTGGGTCTGATCGAGAAACTGATGGGCCTGTTGCTCATTGCCTTTGGCGTGCTCATCGCGACCAATTCCATCAACATCATCGCTCAATGGATGCTGGAAACCATTCCGTGGTTCAGCAGCATCGGCTGA
- a CDS encoding amidohydrolase family protein encodes MKIDAHQHYWQPARGDYEWMPKDDPTLSRTYGPADLSATLDRAGIERTVLVQAAATVEETEYMLGLADATETIGAVVGWVDFEAADVADTLARLAGHPTFSGVRPMIQDIPDDDWMLRDDVQAGFRAVNDLGVTFDALGFPRHLKNFLTILTRYPDMRVVIDHCMKPDIANHTSESFQVWADGMSAIARETGAYCKLSGLMTEAGAEWTVDDLKPYAHHVLDVFGSDRVMWGSDWPVCRLSGEYERWLAAAQTLTEDLDAPARARVFGESAAEFYRISGD; translated from the coding sequence GTGAAGATCGACGCGCACCAGCACTATTGGCAGCCCGCCCGCGGCGACTATGAGTGGATGCCCAAGGACGATCCGACACTGTCGCGAACCTATGGCCCCGCTGATCTCTCCGCAACGCTGGACCGCGCTGGCATAGAGCGCACCGTGCTGGTCCAGGCGGCCGCGACCGTGGAGGAAACCGAGTACATGCTTGGCCTCGCCGACGCGACCGAAACCATCGGCGCGGTCGTCGGCTGGGTCGACTTCGAGGCGGCGGATGTGGCGGACACGCTCGCGAGATTGGCGGGACATCCGACCTTTTCCGGGGTCCGCCCGATGATCCAGGATATCCCCGATGACGATTGGATGCTGCGCGATGACGTGCAGGCAGGCTTTCGCGCGGTGAATGATCTTGGCGTGACCTTCGACGCGCTGGGCTTCCCGCGCCATCTGAAGAACTTTCTGACGATCCTTACCCGCTACCCGGACATGCGTGTTGTGATAGATCATTGCATGAAACCAGACATCGCCAATCATACGAGCGAGAGTTTTCAGGTTTGGGCGGATGGCATGTCCGCGATCGCCCGAGAGACCGGCGCGTATTGCAAACTGTCAGGTCTGATGACTGAAGCTGGTGCGGAGTGGACGGTCGATGATCTCAAACCCTATGCCCATCACGTGCTCGACGTGTTCGGGTCGGACCGGGTGATGTGGGGGTCAGACTGGCCGGTCTGCCGTTTGAGCGGGGAATACGAGCGCTGGCTTGCTGCGGCACAAACGCTGACCGAAGATCTAGATGCTCCCGCGCGCGCCCGCGTGTTCGGAGAGTCAGCGGCAGAATTTTACAGAATTTCAGGGGACTGA
- a CDS encoding PfkB family carbohydrate kinase has protein sequence MIDVFVAGSLHWDVVVDAPRLPRLDETLMGRSVDYRFGGKGGNQAVAAARMGASVAMAGRIGRDAFGQQLRFALAAAGVDHAQVLECDDASGMSVAIVDAAGDYGAVVVSAANTALNPDDIRLPDGLKVMLLQNEVPEAVNLALAKRAGDDTRVLLNAAPARALPAALLARVDVLITNRIEAAALTGADRDALEPEAAAKQLCAMGPQSAIVTLGADGLVCADASGVTTLAACRVDTASSHGAGDMFCGALASELARGASLAKAAEFGNAAAALAVSMDVHARVELTPDAVRRFMATADKPH, from the coding sequence GTGATCGACGTATTCGTTGCGGGGTCGCTGCATTGGGACGTCGTCGTCGACGCGCCCCGGCTGCCGCGGCTCGACGAGACGCTTATGGGCCGGTCGGTAGACTATCGGTTTGGCGGCAAGGGTGGAAATCAGGCTGTGGCCGCCGCCCGCATGGGCGCATCGGTCGCGATGGCGGGGCGCATCGGTCGCGATGCCTTCGGGCAACAGCTTCGCTTTGCGCTTGCGGCGGCGGGTGTGGATCACGCGCAGGTTCTGGAGTGCGACGACGCCTCCGGCATGAGCGTCGCGATCGTTGACGCGGCCGGGGATTATGGCGCCGTCGTCGTCTCAGCCGCGAACACTGCGCTGAACCCCGACGACATCCGGCTGCCCGATGGCCTGAAGGTCATGCTTTTGCAGAACGAGGTTCCAGAGGCCGTGAATCTGGCGCTCGCGAAGCGCGCCGGCGACGACACGCGGGTGCTTCTGAACGCCGCTCCTGCCCGCGCGCTGCCGGCGGCGTTGCTCGCGCGGGTTGATGTCCTGATCACCAACCGGATCGAGGCCGCAGCGCTCACGGGTGCGGACCGCGATGCGCTTGAGCCAGAAGCGGCGGCCAAGCAGCTTTGCGCCATGGGGCCGCAATCAGCGATCGTCACACTGGGTGCCGACGGGCTGGTTTGTGCCGATGCGAGTGGTGTCACGACACTGGCCGCCTGTAGGGTTGATACGGCGTCGTCCCACGGCGCAGGCGACATGTTCTGCGGCGCCCTTGCGTCGGAGCTCGCGCGCGGTGCCTCCCTTGCGAAGGCGGCAGAGTTCGGCAACGCCGCAGCGGCCTTGGCTGTGTCCATGGATGTCCACGCGCGGGTGGAGCTTACGCCTGACGCTGTTCGGCGGTTCATGGCGACAGCAGACAAGCCGCACTAG
- a CDS encoding thioredoxin family protein, whose product MKRLLMTLYAILCATSLGAAEIGDDGLHKAPWMRDTFKDLSEDLAEATEEGKRLMVLVEQRGCIYCKKMHEEVFVVPEIAQYIEDNFFVVQINMFGDVEVTDFDGTTLPEKDMVKRWGALFTPSIYFFPEEVDGEKTATQAAVANMPGAFGRWTTLNMLSWVVEKGYEGDEPFQKYHARKFEEQKG is encoded by the coding sequence ATGAAACGACTTCTGATGACCCTGTATGCAATTCTATGTGCCACGAGCCTTGGCGCGGCCGAGATCGGCGATGATGGGCTGCACAAGGCGCCCTGGATGCGTGATACGTTCAAGGACCTGAGCGAGGATCTGGCCGAAGCCACGGAGGAGGGCAAACGGCTGATGGTCCTCGTCGAGCAGCGCGGCTGCATCTACTGCAAGAAGATGCACGAAGAGGTCTTCGTCGTGCCCGAGATCGCGCAATACATAGAAGACAATTTCTTCGTCGTGCAGATCAACATGTTCGGTGATGTCGAGGTGACGGATTTCGACGGAACGACGCTGCCGGAGAAGGACATGGTCAAGCGCTGGGGGGCGCTCTTCACGCCGAGCATCTACTTTTTCCCCGAAGAAGTGGATGGCGAAAAGACGGCCACGCAGGCAGCGGTGGCGAACATGCCCGGTGCGTTCGGGCGCTGGACCACGCTCAACATGCTGAGCTGGGTCGTCGAGAAGGGCTACGAGGGCGATGAGCCGTTCCAGAAGTACCACGCGCGCAAGTTCGAGGAACAAAAGGGCTGA